The following proteins are co-located in the Helicobacter sp. 'house sparrow 1' genome:
- a CDS encoding vacuolating cytotoxin domain-containing protein, protein MDTASKRLFGSIVLSSILGIPDTLVASTNIQNDVYYLRSVTKNQTDEFYVRETKTYYSSDKAFSQTYANGTLIFGNNTKASGTGSVWFGSGWWIGYVTAKFQAREVFLTGTLGAGNGINTGGGLGITFQSSSNITLQDFNLNLTKAGLQNSSATFDAKGNLIAKNITVNNATGGSVIFSANNFDFYARQIQGSGTLQFKNNEVSSESKNSITIDSLSISGGRFDSNESSASINIKSLSLSNTTFFTKDVETYTLDAQNATYNNQGDGVSITGDWNLFATGLKNNFITISNTPSFTSSGSITLKTFGVTGSSFFVKEGVENLNLDSIVLMLNSTVDTGANTFNVSNVSNKTVINTLTATRGNIYANTDFNIGNLNVQTADFNPTTNLIGNQNTNFKIGNLEIFGGWGATTKATAKFTSAQGLEITNAKISNWSTLDAFEVNNVVIDTLEASYATIKAGESLTIKTASFSNNEIFLYARNTNIDDVTLENGAKLYIKSGETLRAKNLVMNSQSLLDAQRDSQSSAMTGDISIEKITFNNSTIKANNLFTKNISIVNNAGVYLKDTNHTYTNNGDLNISDGSKLEVYGGNMINNGALNFSLKPSNTTLIDVKDGYFQFNMNPLEEASKDDTVVPNSRINIYASTKDLITGKSYTLINAGGGIQFLQNGKIYTSLDSDTGYGTIQQILTRNIYFFDNQNNNNPLQIDFSSSISSNTLSFIIKATGVYVDITPHIKPGVWGFGGDAVFGIMNGAGGLKNSYTLRLEPKISDEEDTRGQPIIYYLKDYTYHNSASPQAVFTIDATGSKFVLGKNRENAGETGVIRIGDSLSKSNMHVKADDIYLGGNIILGDGALISGHLILETTKTNDYSFIGSNDNDHTSVINIRNHSSLRAIGDSFNYQGTILLVGNGTVSDEVTLDLSQITGRQKISFEGINNGDAEEQYGIYIHKLVARDARQNSLGGGISAKDFLIDTMEIQSSNNSYNEFLTDIGDSRINTLRFLSGSSSVDAATLKFRGNGNLKVKTLVFDNYGRLDVSSLTSFEILDSLSAKNSIITFSDRSQEIDIKKILLLENTTLETSHFSSYGLNVSPNSSFYQSQDDENGFADIKITGTYSIKSGAFNVGTKNITFKNLNHAQIENISASTWGAYGGNLIFNNVKNIKIDSLSLSWNSRLDTAYPTFDSTESKNANIVISSFRSQGGIFKSDSSGFVQIGNINTSQTAFQTVGINALNLDWSDWSVNDNTITASYMSKDNNISLSGLLTPNSSISLTGESLDATKASFVINSQTFDSTQVLGNATFIDLNFTNATATFNHLSLASGGNLSYSGKSNITINGNLEIKGNIHFFLDGATLNPIKVNGQTSIYLDARKVDENHRPLAVFNVYNLSGLKGLKLGTSYTLLSSKGGIIYHYTNQSGTTSSGSDSGYQSNMLDRLGFFETQGGLRIDNDTTFSYNGIILTKIIDATSIGFKIDTQDNFNPFDKNRIEYWFYRKGGQEWIDAINNIGRGIMDAFQELMIEKNNAVWANDVITPQNLEYFMKVGNNIQSATRQISSVDRKASTIDAVRLATDVNRNSRLVKLSSKKKVDKNTFVKVIQRLQGKYFAQDDSNEEELSASIYQHGLREEYKNNVWGTVIGAANFIQGGNGTLYGINVGYDRFIDNVIIGGYMAYAYSSYYGDLIQNNANNLNIGFYSRAFLGDNHEFDLTMSETIGWNQEFINSQEIITRQLNQRYDYNSYITNLNFNYGYLFYLQERSLVIKPQVGLSYFYIANSNIHGQTIQSYYQDLLAKANSDNKHVLKVNVGLETRKYVNENSYWYVLFATSQDLLVYSDGNDMIRFVGNNILNYQKSNLKNLHLSLTIGGEMEIYNRTFINFGLGSKLGIFYKDIGISGNMGVRYIF, encoded by the coding sequence TTGGATACTGCGAGTAAAAGATTATTTGGAAGTATTGTTTTATCCTCTATACTTGGGATTCCTGATACTTTAGTTGCAAGTACTAACATCCAGAATGATGTTTATTATCTAAGAAGTGTAACAAAAAATCAAACCGATGAGTTTTATGTCCGCGAAACTAAAACCTATTATTCAAGTGACAAAGCATTTTCACAAACATATGCCAATGGAACATTAATTTTTGGAAATAATACTAAAGCCTCAGGCACAGGGAGCGTATGGTTTGGAAGTGGATGGTGGATAGGCTATGTTACAGCAAAATTTCAGGCAAGAGAAGTTTTTCTGACAGGAACATTGGGGGCTGGCAATGGTATTAACACAGGCGGTGGTCTTGGTATCACTTTTCAATCATCAAGCAACATCACTTTACAAGATTTTAATTTAAATTTAACCAAGGCGGGGCTCCAAAATTCTAGTGCAACTTTTGATGCAAAAGGTAATCTCATTGCAAAAAATATCACAGTGAATAATGCTACAGGAGGTAGTGTTATTTTTTCTGCAAATAATTTTGATTTTTATGCACGGCAAATACAAGGTAGCGGAACTTTGCAATTCAAAAACAATGAGGTTTCTAGTGAAAGTAAGAATTCTATCACTATCGATTCTCTTAGTATTTCAGGGGGGCGTTTTGACTCTAATGAGTCTAGTGCATCTATAAATATTAAATCTCTTAGCCTTTCAAATACTACTTTTTTTACAAAGGATGTAGAAACCTATACTCTAGATGCCCAAAATGCAACCTATAATAATCAGGGTGATGGTGTCTCTATTACAGGTGATTGGAACCTTTTTGCAACGGGGTTGAAGAATAATTTTATCACCATCAGCAATACCCCTTCCTTTACTTCTTCAGGCTCTATTACTTTAAAAACCTTTGGGGTAACAGGGAGTAGCTTTTTTGTAAAAGAGGGGGTGGAGAATCTTAATCTAGATTCTATAGTGCTTATGTTGAATTCCACTGTGGATACAGGGGCTAATACCTTTAATGTAAGTAATGTTTCTAATAAGACTGTAATTAATACACTCACTGCAACTCGTGGAAATATTTATGCAAATACTGATTTTAATATCGGGAATCTTAATGTACAAACAGCTGATTTTAATCCAACAACAAATTTGATAGGGAATCAAAATACAAATTTCAAAATTGGAAACTTAGAAATCTTTGGAGGATGGGGTGCCACCACTAAGGCAACTGCAAAATTTACATCCGCTCAAGGTCTTGAAATTACAAATGCAAAAATTTCTAATTGGAGTACTTTGGATGCTTTTGAAGTTAATAATGTAGTAATTGATACACTGGAGGCTTCCTATGCAACTATTAAAGCAGGAGAAAGTCTTACTATTAAAACTGCCAGTTTTAGTAATAATGAAATCTTTTTATATGCTAGAAATACAAATATTGATGATGTTACATTAGAAAATGGAGCAAAGCTTTATATCAAATCAGGAGAAACTCTAAGGGCAAAAAATTTGGTTATGAATAGTCAATCTTTGTTGGATGCACAAAGAGATTCTCAAAGTTCTGCAATGACTGGTGATATTAGTATTGAAAAAATTACCTTTAATAATTCAACCATCAAGGCTAATAATCTTTTTACAAAAAATATAAGCATTGTAAATAATGCGGGAGTATATCTTAAGGATACTAATCACACCTATACTAATAATGGTGACTTAAATATATCTGATGGTTCAAAATTAGAGGTTTATGGTGGTAATATGATTAATAATGGTGCTTTAAATTTCTCACTTAAACCAAGCAATACGACCTTAATTGATGTTAAAGATGGCTATTTTCAGTTTAATATGAATCCTTTAGAAGAAGCTTCTAAAGATGATACGGTGGTTCCAAATTCAAGGATTAATATTTATGCAAGCACTAAGGATTTAATCACTGGAAAAAGCTACACTCTAATTAATGCAGGTGGTGGTATCCAATTTCTACAAAACGGAAAAATTTACACAAGCTTAGATTCTGATACAGGATATGGCACTATTCAGCAAATTCTTACTCGCAATATTTATTTTTTTGATAATCAAAATAATAACAATCCTTTGCAGATTGATTTCTCATCTAGTATTTCTAGTAATACTTTAAGCTTTATTATAAAAGCCACAGGAGTATATGTGGATATAACCCCTCACATTAAGCCAGGCGTATGGGGATTTGGTGGGGATGCAGTTTTTGGGATTATGAATGGAGCAGGAGGGTTAAAGAATAGCTATACCCTTAGACTTGAACCAAAAATATCAGATGAGGAAGATACAAGAGGACAACCTATTATTTACTACCTTAAAGACTATACTTATCACAATAGTGCAAGTCCTCAAGCAGTTTTTACAATTGATGCAACAGGGTCAAAGTTTGTTTTGGGAAAAAATAGGGAAAATGCTGGAGAGACAGGTGTTATAAGAATAGGAGATAGTCTTTCAAAGTCTAATATGCATGTTAAGGCTGATGATATTTATTTGGGAGGAAATATTATTCTTGGTGATGGTGCTTTAATCAGTGGGCATCTAATATTAGAAACAACAAAAACAAATGATTATAGTTTTATTGGATCAAATGATAATGATCATACAAGCGTCATTAATATTAGAAATCATTCAAGTTTGAGAGCAATTGGGGATAGTTTTAATTATCAGGGTACTATCTTGCTTGTTGGAAATGGAACAGTGAGTGATGAAGTAACTCTTGATTTAAGTCAAATTACAGGACGACAAAAGATAAGTTTTGAGGGGATAAATAACGGGGATGCAGAAGAACAATATGGAATCTATATTCATAAGCTTGTTGCAAGAGATGCAAGACAAAATAGCCTTGGTGGTGGAATTAGTGCCAAAGATTTTTTGATTGATACAATGGAAATACAATCAAGCAATAATTCATATAATGAGTTTCTTACTGATATTGGGGATTCTAGAATTAATACTCTGCGTTTTTTAAGTGGCAGTAGCAGTGTTGATGCTGCTACCTTAAAGTTTCGAGGAAATGGAAATCTCAAGGTAAAAACTTTAGTATTTGATAATTATGGAAGATTAGATGTAAGTTCCCTTACTTCTTTTGAAATTTTGGATTCTTTAAGTGCAAAAAATTCTATCATCACTTTTTCTGATAGATCTCAAGAGATAGATATTAAAAAAATCTTACTTCTTGAAAATACCACTTTGGAAACCTCTCATTTTTCATCTTATGGATTAAATGTTTCGCCAAATTCTTCTTTTTATCAATCCCAAGATGATGAAAATGGTTTTGCGGATATTAAAATTACAGGGACTTATAGTATTAAGTCAGGGGCTTTTAATGTGGGAACTAAAAATATAACCTTTAAGAATCTTAACCACGCACAAATTGAGAATATCTCTGCATCTACTTGGGGAGCATATGGTGGAAATCTTATTTTCAATAATGTAAAAAACATTAAAATTGATAGTCTATCTCTTTCTTGGAATAGTCGCCTTGATACGGCCTATCCTACTTTTGATTCTACAGAGAGCAAAAATGCAAATATTGTTATTTCTTCTTTTAGATCACAAGGAGGAATTTTTAAGAGTGATTCTAGTGGTTTTGTTCAAATTGGCAATATCAATACAAGTCAAACAGCATTTCAAACTGTTGGTATCAATGCATTAAATTTAGATTGGAGTGATTGGAGTGTGAATGATAACACAATCACAGCAAGTTATATGAGTAAGGATAATAATATATCTTTATCTGGTCTATTAACCCCAAATAGCTCCATCTCTTTGACTGGTGAGAGTCTTGATGCTACAAAGGCTAGTTTTGTTATTAATTCTCAAACTTTTGATAGTACACAAGTTTTAGGAAATGCAACTTTTATTGATTTAAATTTTACAAATGCCACTGCAACTTTTAATCACTTAAGTCTTGCCAGTGGAGGTAATTTATCTTATAGCGGTAAAAGTAATATTACAATTAATGGTAATTTAGAGATAAAAGGTAACATTCACTTTTTTCTAGATGGTGCCACCTTAAATCCTATTAAGGTAAATGGACAAACAAGTATCTATCTTGATGCAAGAAAAGTAGATGAAAATCATCGCCCCTTAGCAGTTTTTAATGTTTATAATTTATCTGGATTAAAAGGCTTGAAGCTAGGGACTAGTTACACTCTTCTTTCTTCAAAAGGTGGAATTATTTATCATTATACAAATCAGTCAGGAACTACCTCAAGTGGGAGTGATTCTGGTTATCAATCTAATATGCTTGATAGATTGGGATTTTTTGAAACGCAAGGAGGCTTAAGAATAGATAATGATACAACCTTTAGTTATAATGGAATTATTCTTACAAAGATTATAGATGCCACCTCTATTGGCTTTAAAATAGACACCCAAGATAATTTCAACCCCTTTGATAAGAATCGGATAGAGTATTGGTTTTATCGTAAAGGTGGTCAGGAATGGATTGATGCTATTAATAACATTGGCAGGGGCATTATGGATGCATTTCAAGAGTTGATGATCGAAAAAAATAATGCAGTTTGGGCAAATGATGTTATTACTCCACAAAATTTAGAATATTTTATGAAAGTTGGTAATAATATTCAAAGTGCTACTAGGCAAATAAGTTCAGTAGATAGAAAGGCAAGTACTATTGATGCTGTGAGGCTTGCAACAGATGTAAATAGAAATAGTAGGCTTGTAAAACTTAGTTCTAAAAAGAAAGTGGATAAAAATACTTTTGTGAAAGTGATTCAAAGACTTCAGGGTAAATATTTTGCTCAAGATGATAGTAATGAGGAAGAACTTAGTGCTTCAATTTACCAACATGGTTTAAGAGAAGAATACAAAAACAATGTTTGGGGGACAGTTATAGGTGCTGCAAATTTTATCCAAGGTGGAAATGGAACACTTTATGGGATAAATGTTGGTTATGATCGTTTTATTGATAATGTTATTATTGGCGGATATATGGCATATGCTTATAGCTCTTATTATGGAGATCTTATACAAAATAATGCCAATAATCTCAATATCGGCTTTTACTCTCGTGCATTTTTGGGTGACAACCATGAATTTGATTTGACGATGAGTGAAACTATAGGGTGGAATCAAGAATTTATTAATTCTCAAGAAATTATTACTAGACAATTAAATCAAAGATATGACTATAACTCTTATATTACAAACTTAAACTTCAATTATGGATATCTGTTTTACTTGCAAGAAAGAAGTTTGGTGATAAAGCCACAGGTTGGATTGAGTTATTTTTATATTGCCAATTCCAATATCCATGGACAAACAATTCAATCTTACTACCAAGATTTACTTGCTAAAGCAAACTCTGATAATAAACATGTTTTAAAGGTAAATGTTGGATTAGAGACAAGAAAATATGTCAATGAAAATTCTTACTGGTATGTATTATTTGCAACTTCGCAAGATCTGCTTGTTTATTCTGATGGCAATGATATGATTCGATTTGTTGGTAATAACATCTTAAATTATCAAAAATCTAATCTAAAAAATTTACATCTCTCTCTTACCATAGGCGGAGAGATGGAAATTTATAATAGGACTTTTATAAATTTTGGTCTAGGATCTAAGCTGGGAATATTTTATAAGGATATTGGAATTAGTGGAAATATGGGAGTAAGATATATTTTCTAA
- the rsmH gene encoding 16S rRNA (cytosine(1402)-N(4))-methyltransferase RsmH has protein sequence MQKIPHIPVLLNEVLEVFSPIKEGIIIDCTLGFGGHTRALLQQNPNIKIIGIDRDKDARTFSKNFLKDFKDRFECFEGSFGDGIKDLIQKYGTQIKGILADIGVSSFQLDTSHRGFGFNSEVLDMRMDCHNDLDARSILKNYSANSLEKIFRDYGELRESKKLASLIVQERKKQDFESARDFSIFLQRHFRNPKILPLVYQALRIEVNKELEELQKLLHHSSFLSNVVLCIITFHSLEDRIVKQAFNHFSKSCICPKDNLKCTCGNNHQQGVLLTKKPKVASKEEIKHNSRSKSAKLRAFLFNDNTI, from the coding sequence CTATTAAAGAAGGAATTATCATAGATTGCACACTTGGTTTTGGTGGACATACAAGAGCTCTACTTCAACAAAACCCAAATATTAAGATTATTGGAATTGATCGGGATAAGGATGCAAGAACTTTTAGTAAAAACTTTCTCAAGGATTTTAAAGATAGGTTTGAGTGTTTTGAAGGAAGTTTTGGTGATGGCATTAAGGATTTAATCCAAAAATATGGTACACAGATAAAAGGAATCTTAGCAGATATAGGCGTAAGCTCATTCCAACTTGATACATCTCATAGGGGTTTTGGTTTTAATAGTGAGGTGTTAGATATGCGTATGGATTGTCATAATGATTTAGATGCTAGGAGTATTTTAAAGAACTATAGCGCAAATAGCCTTGAAAAAATTTTCAGAGATTATGGGGAATTGAGAGAAAGCAAGAAACTTGCTTCACTTATTGTACAAGAGAGAAAAAAACAAGATTTTGAAAGTGCAAGAGATTTTAGTATTTTCTTGCAAAGACATTTTAGGAATCCTAAAATTCTGCCATTAGTTTATCAAGCATTAAGAATTGAAGTAAATAAGGAATTAGAAGAACTGCAAAAATTATTACATCATTCAAGTTTTCTTTCTAATGTGGTTTTGTGTATTATTACATTTCATTCTCTAGAAGACCGTATTGTAAAGCAAGCTTTCAATCATTTTTCAAAATCTTGTATTTGTCCCAAAGATAATCTAAAATGCACCTGTGGAAATAATCATCAGCAAGGGGTGCTTTTGACTAAAAAACCCAAGGTTGCAAGTAAAGAGGAAATTAAGCATAATTCACGATCTAAAAGCGCAAAACTCAGAGCTTTTTTATTTAATGATAATACGATATAA